Below is a genomic region from Caballeronia sp. SBC1.
ACCGTTTCCGGGCCGCCGACCAGTTTTATCAACAGGTTGGCGGCGGTGTTGTCGCTATATTGCAGTGCGGCAGCGCAGAGTTCCGCTACGGTCATGCCCGTAGCGATCTGTTTTTTAGTGATGGGCGCCCACGACAACAGCTCGCTCTGCGTGTAGTGGATCCGGCGCTCAAGCAAGCCCTTTTGAAGCTCACTCTGTTTGAGGACCGCGGACACCAGCACCAATTTGAAGGTGCTGCAAAGCGGGAAACGCTCGTCCGCGCGATAGTTCACCTGCTTGCCATCGGCAGTGTTCAGCGCTGCTACGCCAAGGCGTCCTCCGGCACTGCTCTCCAGTTGCTTCAACTGGTCTTCGGCAGTTGAACCGGTGGCCGCGCGCCATGACGCACACGCGCTAACAAAGGGAATCATGGCAGCAGCCGTCAGCAATGAACGGCGGCGCGGGGAGTAAAGGATTGAAGGTTGCATCGGGTTGGAAACAGGGGAAAGCGTTGCGAAAGTCTTGCGAATCATCGGATAAACAACAAGCCAGAAATGCTCGTCGCCGAAGCTTACAGGCGGGACACGAAAAGTACAAACAACGCGCGCCAGTGCCGAAAAGATGGCTCGGTCGATGCGCAAAAATCTTGCGCATCGACCTGCGAGATGGCGCGCGCTTGTCCCCTGCTCGTCCTCTGCTTTTCCTTTTCTTACGTCGCCTGATGAACGTGTACGCGGCGCGGCGTGATTGTGGATACAACAAACGCCACCACAATATTCAACGCCAGCGCGATCAGCCCGATATACAGCGGATACGTCGCGCCCCCAACATGCAGTGCGAACACCGGCTTCAAACCCTGCGCGATCGCCATGCCGGTCCCGAGCACGATTCCGGCGAGCCAGCCGAGAAACAGCCCTGGCGTGTTCAGACGCCGCGTGTAAAGCGAGAACACAATGGCCGGGAATATCTGCAAGATCCACATGCCGCCGAGCAATTGCAGATCAATTGCATACTGCGTCGGCAGGAACACGATGAACAGCAGTGCGCCGAACTTCACAACCAGCGACACCAGCTTCGCTGTCTTTGCTTCCTTCTCGGGCGTGATGTCACGCGCCATCAGCGGCCACAGATTACGTGTGAACAGGTTCGCTGCCCCGATCGACATGATCGCTGCCGGCACAAGCGCGC
It encodes:
- the bla gene encoding class A beta-lactamase — protein: MLYSPRRRSLLTAAAMIPFVSACASWRAATGSTAEDQLKQLESSAGGRLGVAALNTADGKQVNYRADERFPLCSTFKLVLVSAVLKQSELQKGLLERRIHYTQSELLSWAPITKKQIATGMTVAELCAAALQYSDNTAANLLIKLVGGPETVTAFARSIGDTQFHLDRWEPELNTAIPGDPRDTSTPAAMAQSLQRVTLGDALGASQRSQLQTWLLGNTTGADKIAAALPAHWMVGDKTGSGDYGTTNDIGVIWPPGKPPIVLAIYLTQREQGAKARDDVVASAARIVVGAFA